The genomic stretch aaaaaaaaaaactttttgattcaaatactttaacttaaaaggataacataatatctttttaatttgagataaaaaaactttttaaaataatcttttaaattttattaattataacatgtatagtctatatttacataaattattttttaatttttttatataaaatactaaaacttcaaatatcttttctaatttttttaaattaattcaaattaacttaaattaatccCAATTAACGTATATAATCCAAAACCCAATGTCCCAATCCCTTGGTCAGATCATCTCCAGAATCAGGTTTAATATCTATGCATGACACGTTAAACTGCAACTCGGTTAAAATCCGGTCTCTATTTTTCCAAAACCTTTGTGGACATGAAGCTAAATTACATAAGTACCCTCCGTGATTAATGTGTATTTCCCAAACTGGCCTTACCGGTCCTGTTAGCAATAATCTGTCAGCATTGCTCCTCCTCCTTAATGTCTTCTCATTTTCGCACCCTCTCCCTCTGTCCTCTCTCTCAGTAGCAACCAAGTGGTAAAAAGGAAACTGAAGTACAAGTTTCTTGTCAATTACATGATGTTCTGTTTGGTTCCTGAGAAAATGTGTGAGCTCATTGAAATTTGTTACTTTTGTAGATTATTGTTGAAGATGGCGACGAGTGCGGTGGACGCGACTGGGAATCCGATCCCGACATCAGCGGTGCTAACGACTGCATCGAAGCATATAGCGACAAGATGCTTTTCAGAAAATGTGGAGTTTCTCAAGTGCAAGAAGAAGGATCCAAACCCGGAGAAATGCCTCGATAAAGGCCAGCAAGTCACTCGCTGTGTCCTTGGATTGTAAGTGCAAATCTTTACAATTTTCTCTTGTATTATTTTCCTCCTGATACTGTTTGCTGATGGTTGCTAATTCGttattaattgagttaattaatGATGTTTGATTGTAATTTAACTACTGGTATTAAGGGGTTTGGGGATTTTGTTTGGAATATGAAGGTGGATGAAATACTGggctttgtttattttattttgggtctGTTTAGATGTTGAAATGTTGTGGAATTGAGCTAAAAAGCAAGGTTGGATTCTCTGTTTTTCTGTGTGGTTCGAGTTGAGGAATGATTACGTAAACCTTGTGAGGATGATTGATTTTGCT from Populus alba chromosome 8, ASM523922v2, whole genome shotgun sequence encodes the following:
- the LOC118061062 gene encoding NADH dehydrogenase [ubiquinone] 1 alpha subcomplex subunit 8-B isoform X1, which translates into the protein MCISQTGLTGPVSNNLSALLLLLNVFSFSHPLPLSSLSVATKLLLKMATSAVDATGNPIPTSAVLTTASKHIATRCFSENVEFLKCKKKDPNPEKCLDKGQQVTRCVLGLLKDLHQKCTKEMDAYVGCMYYYTNEFDLCRKEQQAFEKACPLE
- the LOC118061062 gene encoding NADH dehydrogenase [ubiquinone] 1 alpha subcomplex subunit 8-B isoform X2 → MATSAVDATGNPIPTSAVLTTASKHIATRCFSENVEFLKCKKKDPNPEKCLDKGQQVTRCVLGLLKDLHQKCTKEMDAYVGCMYYYTNEFDLCRKEQQAFEKACPLE